In Desulfovibrionales bacterium, the genomic window AGGGCGGAGATTGCAAAGAAAGTCATGACCGGGTGAGTGGAATTCGTGTCATCTATTCACGGCTAGGGGAAACCGCCGATGAGGTTATAAAGAGAATTGTGCGTGAAGAGGGGGAAAGGGCCGTTGTAATTACTGCAGATTCAGACATCGCCTCCTTTGCCTTGAAGGAAAACGCTGCCGTAATACCCCCGTATGAATTTGAGGAAAAGATGGTGGAGGCCCTGTACTGCGCTACCAAAGGCCTGGAAAGCGAAGACGAAGATTATAATAGTACGACGAAAAGAAAAGGGGCGGCCCGCCGCCCCTCCCGCACTCAAAGAAGATGTCAGGGCAAGCTAAAAAAGCTCTAGCCTTTGCGCCAGGATTTTTCACTTCCGTTTAACATCCGCCGGATGTTGTCTTTGTGTTTTAGCCAGATAAGCACGGCCATGACCGCAGCCAGCATTGTATATATCTTTGAATGGCTGAACAGCCAGGCCAGTAAAGGCATGGCCGCGGCCGCAGTAAGCGACCCCACCGATACATATCCGGAGATCCAGGCAGCAGTTATAAATACCGGAAAGGCCGAAAACGCAGCCCCCGGTATGAGGACAATAAAAACACCCAGAGCCGTAGCCACTCCTTTGCCGCCTTTAAATTTCAGATAAATAGGGTAGAGGTGGCCAATAAAGACGGCCAAGGCGATAAGACTGACCCATAGCTCCATCTTTGCCATCCCGCGAAGGCCGTAGAAAGCAAGCCCTAAAGGGATGACGGCCTTAGTTATGTCACAAAAGAGGGTTAAGATACCCCATTTTTTGCCTAATAGCCGGCCAACGTTAGTGGCGCCGATATTGCCGCTGCCGGCCTTACGGATATCCATCAGCCCTGCCCTCTTACCGATAATCAGGCCAAAGGGAACAGAGCCGAGGGCATAACCTAATAAGATTAGTAAGATTACAACCGGTGGTATCGACATCTCTTTTTCAGGGTAAGGTGCTAATCTTTCTGTCTCTTGCTGCTCCAGAGGGGATCCTGACCGAATCTATCCATCCACCAGTTCTCATCTGTAGCTTCTTCCTTTGGCTCAAGACAATATCGGTAGTTCTGGCAGTAAGCCAGGAGAACCTGGTAGGCCTCATTTATAGCCTGCATCTTCTGGTTATGTTTTTCCAGGTCTTTCCCCCGGGCAGTATCCGGATGCCAGCGTTGACATTTTTTACGATAGGCCTTCTTTATTTCCGTAAGGGTGGCGAAGGCTGGGAGACCAAGAACTTCCCGGGCATTAGTTATCTCTTTGACGGTTGGTTTTCTATCGTGCATGGTTACATACGTGCTGCCGCCGGGCACTTGGCCTCTTCAGCCAAAATCCTTTCGGCTATCTTCTCAAAGGCGTTTGCCGCCGCACTCTGACCTTCCGCAGCCTGGTTCATGAATGGCTTGCCGTCGTCGCTGGCCACAACAATCTTTGGCTCCAATGGGATCCGACCAAGAAAGGAAACACTCATTTCGCGGGCCAGCCTCTCCCCTCCGCCGATTTTAAATAATGGTATCTCCTTTCCGCAATGCGGACAACTGAGACCGCTCATATTCTCGACAAGCCCCAGGATAGCCATATTAGTCTTGCGACAGAAACGGATAGATTTACGCACATCAGAAAGGGACACCTCCTGCGGCGTGGTTACGATGAGCGCCCTGGTATCCTTTATGGTTTGCGCAATGGTCAAGGGTTCGTCGCCGGTGCCGGGGGGGGCGTCTATTATTAAATAATCCAGTTCTCCCCATCGCACTTCGCCCAAAAAAGTCCTTATAGCCTTGTATTTCAGAGGGCCGCGCCATATCACGGCCGAATCTTTATCCGCCAACAGGTATTCTATGGACATGAATTTGAGGTTTTCAGAGAAGGAAACCGGCTCAACCGCACTCTTCCGGTCGGATGGAGACAGATCCCGCATCCCCAGAAGCAGCGCTATATCCGGGCCGTGCAGATCAATATCCAGCAGCCCGACCTTACGCCCCTTCCGTGACAAGGTGAGAGCTATATTGGTTGAAATCGTGCTCTTACCCACGCCGCCCTTGCCGCTCATCACCAGTATCTTGTTTTTAATCCTGGCCAGGGATTCCTGGATCATCATGTCTTCAATGTCCCGAGCCGGGCTATGTCCGGAAGACGGGCAACTGGGACTATGGCTGTTTGCGCTCATTTGGGCCTCCATTTATCTATTACTGGGAAAACACTATTGTGTCAAAAAATAATGTATGCTTTGGATATTGTCAAATTTAATCTCGGACCTACCCTAAATAGGTATAGACCTACTTACCAGCTTAGGGATAGTAATTTGAGAGATAAGGCTGCGGAACCCGAATAGTATTGTATTAGTGATTTTTTGCACGATGTTTTTTTATAACTATGCATTATCACAATACATTTTTGTCTTGCAAGTGACAAGGGATTCGTTCTATACTTTCGCCGATGACCCAAAAGCAGACCGCATCCTTTCACAAAACCCTGGTGCAGGATAAGCCAAGGATTTTGATAGTTGATGACGACGGATCTCTGTGCAAATGCGTAGAAGAGGCTCTAACCGGAAATGGACTTTCTTGCACATCAGTACAAGACCCTATAAAAGCATTAAAAACAATACACAGCGACCAACATGAAATTGCCATTTTGGACATCAACATGCCCAAAATGGACGGCATATCCCTGGCCAAAGAAATCAAAAAAACGCGTCCCCACGTCGGCATAATAATCATTACTGGATATGGAAGCCTTCATAATGCTGTGGAGGCAATAAAAGCCGGGGTTTACGACTTTATCCAAAAGCCGTTTAAGATAGATGAGCTATTGTTGAGCGTAAAACGTCTGGGGAAACTCCTGGAGCTGGAACGCGAAGTCGCTTCCAAGACAGAAGACCTGAAAAAATCGGAAAAACGCTACCGGACATTGATTGAAAATACAGCCGACGGCGTAGCCCTGATACAGAAAGACAAAATAGTCTTTCACAACAAGGCGTTAAGGAAGATACTCGGTTATGACCAGAGAACATTAAACAAGGGCAAACTGCAGGACTTGATATATGTGGATGACCGGGAAACGGCTGACCGATACATGAAGGACATCCTCGGCGGATCCGACCATGGGCCGACCCAGTATCGGCTGAAAAAGAAGGATGGTTCGGTCTGCTGGGCCTCGGTAAACACCACCATTATTGAGTATCAGGGACAACCGACGCCCCTTTCCTCTTTCCGCGATATTACACCCTCAGTAGAAATGGACAACATGAGAAAGGATATGGAGCGCATGCTCAGGCATGATATGCGTTCCCAATTGATCGGCATTCTGGGATTTATAAACAGGCTGATTAATCACACGCCGTTAACAGAACCCCAGCTAGAGTATTGCCGGAACATCCAGCGGTGCGGTGTGCAACTGGAAAACATGATCGAAACCTACCTCGATATCTCGCGCCTGGAACAGGGTTTCTTTGTACTCAAAAAAGACCGCCTCAATCTTCTGGATGTAGTGAAACAATCCCGCGATGCCCTGC contains:
- a CDS encoding NYN domain-containing protein, with the protein product MALHLIIDGYNLIRQSPRLSSIELQDFQKGREALIGNLARYKTIKGHPITVIFDGWKGGDCKESHDRVSGIRVIYSRLGETADEVIKRIVREEGERAVVITADSDIASFALKENAAVIPPYEFEEKMVEALYCATKGLESEDEDYNSTTKRKGAARRPSRTQRRCQGKLKKL
- the plsY gene encoding glycerol-3-phosphate 1-O-acyltransferase PlsY gives rise to the protein MSIPPVVILLILLGYALGSVPFGLIIGKRAGLMDIRKAGSGNIGATNVGRLLGKKWGILTLFCDITKAVIPLGLAFYGLRGMAKMELWVSLIALAVFIGHLYPIYLKFKGGKGVATALGVFIVLIPGAAFSAFPVFITAAWISGYVSVGSLTAAAAMPLLAWLFSHSKIYTMLAAVMAVLIWLKHKDNIRRMLNGSEKSWRKG
- a CDS encoding J domain-containing protein translates to MPGGSTYVTMHDRKPTVKEITNAREVLGLPAFATLTEIKKAYRKKCQRWHPDTARGKDLEKHNQKMQAINEAYQVLLAYCQNYRYCLEPKEEATDENWWMDRFGQDPLWSSKRQKD
- a CDS encoding Mrp/NBP35 family ATP-binding protein, giving the protein MSANSHSPSCPSSGHSPARDIEDMMIQESLARIKNKILVMSGKGGVGKSTISTNIALTLSRKGRKVGLLDIDLHGPDIALLLGMRDLSPSDRKSAVEPVSFSENLKFMSIEYLLADKDSAVIWRGPLKYKAIRTFLGEVRWGELDYLIIDAPPGTGDEPLTIAQTIKDTRALIVTTPQEVSLSDVRKSIRFCRKTNMAILGLVENMSGLSCPHCGKEIPLFKIGGGERLAREMSVSFLGRIPLEPKIVVASDDGKPFMNQAAEGQSAAANAFEKIAERILAEEAKCPAAARM
- a CDS encoding response regulator, with the protein product MQDKPRILIVDDDGSLCKCVEEALTGNGLSCTSVQDPIKALKTIHSDQHEIAILDINMPKMDGISLAKEIKKTRPHVGIIIITGYGSLHNAVEAIKAGVYDFIQKPFKIDELLLSVKRLGKLLELEREVASKTEDLKKSEKRYRTLIENTADGVALIQKDKIVFHNKALRKILGYDQRTLNKGKLQDLIYVDDRETADRYMKDILGGSDHGPTQYRLKKKDGSVCWASVNTTIIEYQGQPTPLSSFRDITPSVEMDNMRKDMERMLRHDMRSQLIGILGFINRLINHTPLTEPQLEYCRNIQRCGVQLENMIETYLDISRLEQGFFVLKKDRLNLLDVVKQSRDALRELADRKNINIAIIFNHKMYSIEDSLSFFGDRIYLQNAFNNLLKNAIEASPPDMGVKIKVQEKETHIKVSISNWGIVSEEIRARFFEKYASFGKKDGLGLGTYMARLVVQGHGGNINLQSSKEDGTTVVMELPHTGP